In Streptomyces sp. NBC_00448, the following are encoded in one genomic region:
- a CDS encoding cobalamin biosynthesis protein codes for MTRADRAFAYGATLGFLGDLLIGDPRRGHPVAGFGRAAGALEKRLWRDDRGTGTAYAALCVGGAVAAAALTERAVRGRPALSVALTAATTWSVLGGTSLAREARTIGAALEAGDVAAARARLPHLCGRDPAALDADAIARAVVESVAENTSDAVVGALVWGGLAGVPGLVGFRAANTLDAMVGHRSPRHLRFGWAAARLDDAVGYPGARLTAGLAALAGPYPRTALATARRDGPRHPSPNAGPVEAAFAGALRLRLGGTLSYGGRTEHRPVLGAGFRPPAPADIRRAVRLSRRVGALALGASVLLSAARGARRAAPAATTEGGTA; via the coding sequence GACCGCGCCTTCGCATACGGCGCCACGCTCGGCTTCCTCGGCGACCTCCTGATCGGCGACCCGCGCCGCGGCCACCCGGTGGCCGGGTTCGGGCGGGCCGCGGGGGCCCTGGAGAAGCGGCTGTGGCGCGACGACCGAGGCACCGGAACCGCGTACGCGGCGCTGTGCGTCGGCGGCGCCGTGGCCGCCGCCGCGCTGACGGAGCGGGCGGTGCGCGGCCGCCCTGCGCTGTCCGTAGCGCTGACCGCCGCCACCACCTGGTCCGTACTCGGCGGCACCTCGCTCGCACGGGAGGCCCGCACCATCGGCGCGGCGCTGGAGGCGGGGGACGTGGCCGCCGCCCGCGCCCGGCTGCCGCACCTGTGCGGGCGGGACCCGGCCGCGCTGGACGCCGACGCGATCGCCCGCGCGGTCGTGGAGTCGGTCGCGGAGAACACCTCGGACGCGGTGGTCGGCGCGCTCGTGTGGGGCGGCCTGGCCGGTGTGCCCGGGCTGGTCGGCTTCCGCGCCGCCAACACCCTGGACGCGATGGTCGGCCACCGCTCCCCGCGCCACCTGCGGTTCGGGTGGGCCGCCGCGCGGCTGGACGACGCCGTCGGCTACCCGGGCGCCCGGCTCACCGCCGGGCTCGCCGCGCTGGCCGGACCGTATCCGCGGACCGCACTGGCCACCGCGAGGCGCGACGGGCCGCGCCACCCCTCGCCCAACGCGGGCCCGGTCGAGGCCGCATTCGCGGGGGCGCTGCGGCTGCGGCTGGGCGGCACCCTGTCGTACGGCGGCCGCACCGAGCACCGCCCGGTGCTGGGCGCCGGGTTCCGCCCGCCCGCGCCGGCCGACATCCGGCGCGCGGTCCGGCTGTCCCGCCGGGTCGGCGCGCTGGCGCTGGGCGCGTCGGTGCTGCTGTCGGCGGCACGCGGAGCGCGCCGGGCGGCGCCCGCGGCCACGACCGAGGGAGGCACGGCGTGA
- a CDS encoding cobyric acid synthase, whose amino-acid sequence MKGLLVAGTGSDTGKSVVTAGICRWLTRQGLRVAPFKGQNMSLNSYVTREGAEIGRAQAMQAQAARVEPSALMNPVLLKPGGEHSSQVVVLGKPVGELSARGYHGGRQAELLGTVVECLEELGRGHDAVICEGAGSPAEINLRRTDIVNMAVARSAGLPVMVVGDIDRGGVFASFYGTTALLAPEDQRLVAGYLVNKFRGDVSLLQPGLDMLRGLTGRPTLGVLPFAHGLGIDEEDGLRVSLRGAVRESAVEAPYGDEVLRVAVAALPLMSNFTDLDALAAEPGVVVRFVDRPDELADADLVVLPGTRGTVRALAWLRERGLADAVRRRAAEGRPVLGVCGGFQLLAERIEDDVESKAGTVAGLGLLPARVRFAREKTLARPEGTQYGEPVRGYEIHHGVAELLGGDEPFLDGCRVGAVWGTHWHGSLESDGFRRAFLTRVAAAAGRRFVPAPDTRFEALREGQLERLADLIEEHADTGALLRLIEQGPPDGLPFLPPGAP is encoded by the coding sequence GTGAAGGGGTTGCTGGTCGCCGGGACCGGCTCGGACACCGGCAAGAGCGTGGTGACCGCCGGGATCTGCCGGTGGCTGACCCGGCAGGGCCTGCGGGTCGCGCCGTTCAAGGGCCAGAACATGTCGCTCAACTCGTACGTCACCCGGGAGGGCGCCGAGATCGGCCGGGCGCAGGCGATGCAGGCGCAGGCCGCCCGGGTGGAGCCGTCGGCGCTGATGAACCCGGTGCTGCTCAAGCCCGGCGGCGAACACAGCAGCCAGGTGGTGGTGCTGGGCAAGCCGGTCGGCGAGCTGAGCGCCCGCGGCTACCACGGCGGCCGGCAGGCCGAGTTGCTGGGCACCGTGGTGGAGTGCCTGGAGGAGCTGGGCCGCGGCCATGACGCCGTGATCTGCGAGGGCGCGGGCAGCCCCGCCGAGATCAACCTGCGCCGCACCGACATCGTCAACATGGCCGTGGCCAGGAGCGCCGGGCTGCCGGTGATGGTGGTCGGCGACATCGACCGCGGCGGCGTCTTCGCGTCGTTCTACGGCACGACGGCGCTGCTCGCGCCGGAGGACCAGCGACTGGTCGCGGGGTACCTGGTGAACAAGTTCCGCGGCGACGTGTCCCTGCTCCAGCCGGGCCTGGACATGCTGCGCGGCCTCACCGGCCGCCCCACCCTCGGCGTGCTCCCCTTCGCCCACGGCCTGGGCATCGACGAGGAGGACGGGCTGCGGGTGTCGCTGCGCGGAGCCGTGCGCGAGTCCGCGGTCGAAGCGCCGTACGGCGACGAGGTGTTGCGGGTGGCGGTGGCCGCGCTTCCACTGATGTCGAACTTCACCGACCTCGACGCGCTCGCCGCCGAGCCCGGTGTGGTGGTGCGGTTCGTGGATCGCCCGGACGAACTCGCCGACGCCGACCTGGTGGTGCTGCCCGGCACCCGCGGCACCGTCCGCGCGCTGGCCTGGCTGCGCGAACGGGGCCTGGCCGACGCGGTCCGCCGGCGTGCCGCCGAGGGCCGCCCCGTGCTCGGCGTCTGCGGCGGCTTCCAACTCCTCGCCGAACGCATCGAGGACGACGTGGAGTCGAAGGCCGGTACGGTCGCGGGCCTCGGCCTGCTGCCGGCCCGGGTCCGCTTCGCCCGCGAGAAGACCCTCGCCCGCCCGGAGGGCACGCAGTACGGCGAGCCGGTGCGCGGCTACGAGATCCACCACGGGGTGGCCGAACTCCTGGGCGGCGACGAGCCGTTCCTCGACGGCTGCCGGGTCGGCGCGGTGTGGGGCACGCACTGGCACGGCTCGCTGGAGAGCGACGGCTTCCGGCGGGCGTTCCTCACGCGGGTGGCCGCGGCGGCCGGGCGGCGGTTCGTGCCGGCCCCGGACACCCGCTTCGAGGCGCTGCGGGAAGGCCAGTTGGAGCGGTTGGCCGATCTGATCGAGGAGCACGCCGACACCGGCGCGCTGCTGCGGCTGATCGAGCAGGGCCCGCCGGACGGCCTGCCGTTCCTGCCGCCGGGGGCGCCGTGA
- a CDS encoding putative cobaltochelatase, protein MSIPYPFSAIVGQEDLRLGLLLNAINPSVGGILVRGEKGTAKTTTVRALASLLPDLAVVPGCRFSCAPAAPDPDCPDGPHPVDEEGVQRPARLVELPVGASEDRLVGALDIERALAEGVKAFEPGLLADAHRGILYVDEVNLLHDHLVDVLLDAAATGASYVEREGVSVRHAARFLLVGTMNPEEGELRPQLLDRFGLTVEVTASRETDQRVEVVRRRLAYDADPARFAARWAADEQEMRERISAARELLPSVVLGDAALRQIAATCAAFEVDGMRADIVMARTATALAAWAGRTEVTDPDVRQAALLALPHRRRRNPFDAPGLDEEKLDETLERARQEAERAEAEGRDLQDDPEPDPDPGSDPDGGPDDGGPDGGGGVPPQRDPGADPAAGSPAPDGGSDPAAPNPGTGTESGADTGAGAGSALAAASEQPPSAAGEPYKTRTLTVPGLGEGAAGRRSRARTAHGRTTGAEQPHGRLAALHLTATVRAAAPHQRARGRDGRGLVVRREDLRQAVREGREGNLVLFVVDASGSMAARRRMGAVKGAVLSLLLDAYQRRDKVGLVTFRGAGAELALPPTSSVDAGAARLEKLPTGGRTPLAAGLLRAHEVLRVERLRDPSRRPLLVVVTDGRATGGPEPLPRAARAARLLAASGAASVVVDCEDGPVRLGLAGALARELGATAVTLQELRADTVSALVKDVRRAA, encoded by the coding sequence ATGAGCATTCCCTATCCGTTCTCGGCGATCGTCGGCCAGGAGGATCTACGGTTGGGGCTGCTGCTCAACGCGATCAACCCATCAGTGGGTGGCATCCTCGTCCGAGGCGAGAAGGGGACGGCCAAAACCACGACCGTCCGCGCGCTCGCCTCGCTGCTGCCCGATCTCGCGGTGGTTCCCGGCTGCCGGTTCAGCTGCGCCCCCGCCGCCCCGGACCCGGACTGCCCGGACGGGCCGCACCCGGTGGACGAGGAAGGGGTACAGCGCCCCGCGCGGCTGGTCGAGTTGCCGGTGGGCGCCTCGGAGGACCGGCTGGTCGGCGCGCTCGACATCGAACGGGCCCTCGCCGAGGGGGTGAAGGCGTTCGAGCCCGGGCTGCTGGCCGACGCGCACCGGGGGATTCTGTACGTCGACGAGGTCAACCTGCTCCATGACCACCTCGTGGACGTCCTGCTGGACGCCGCCGCGACGGGGGCGAGTTACGTGGAGCGCGAGGGCGTGTCGGTGCGGCACGCGGCGCGCTTCCTGCTGGTGGGCACGATGAACCCGGAAGAGGGCGAGCTGCGGCCGCAGTTGCTCGACCGGTTCGGGCTGACGGTGGAGGTCACCGCCTCGCGCGAGACCGACCAGCGGGTGGAGGTCGTACGGCGGCGGCTGGCGTACGACGCGGACCCGGCGCGGTTCGCGGCACGGTGGGCGGCCGACGAGCAGGAGATGCGCGAACGGATATCGGCCGCACGGGAGTTGCTGCCGTCGGTGGTCCTCGGGGACGCGGCGCTGCGGCAGATCGCGGCGACGTGTGCTGCGTTCGAGGTGGACGGGATGCGCGCGGACATCGTGATGGCGCGGACCGCGACCGCGCTGGCGGCGTGGGCGGGCCGCACGGAGGTGACGGACCCGGACGTACGGCAGGCCGCGCTGCTGGCGCTGCCGCACCGGCGGCGCCGCAATCCGTTCGACGCGCCCGGCCTCGACGAGGAGAAGCTGGACGAGACGCTGGAGCGGGCGCGGCAGGAGGCGGAGCGGGCCGAGGCCGAGGGCCGGGACCTGCAGGACGACCCGGAGCCCGACCCAGATCCCGGCTCCGATCCGGACGGCGGCCCTGACGACGGCGGGCCCGACGGCGGTGGCGGGGTGCCGCCGCAGCGCGACCCGGGCGCGGACCCCGCGGCCGGCTCCCCCGCTCCGGACGGCGGGTCCGACCCCGCTGCCCCGAACCCGGGCACCGGCACGGAATCGGGAGCGGACACGGGAGCGGGAGCCGGCTCCGCGCTCGCCGCCGCCTCCGAGCAGCCGCCGTCCGCCGCCGGGGAACCGTACAAGACAAGGACGTTGACCGTGCCCGGGCTGGGTGAGGGCGCGGCGGGGCGGCGCTCGCGGGCCCGGACGGCGCACGGGCGCACCACGGGGGCCGAGCAGCCGCACGGCCGGCTGGCGGCCCTGCACCTGACGGCGACCGTACGGGCGGCGGCGCCGCACCAGCGGGCGCGGGGCCGCGACGGGCGCGGCCTGGTGGTGCGGCGGGAGGATCTGCGGCAGGCGGTGCGGGAGGGCCGGGAGGGCAACCTCGTGCTGTTCGTGGTGGACGCGTCGGGTTCGATGGCGGCGCGGCGGCGGATGGGCGCGGTGAAGGGCGCGGTGCTGTCGCTGCTGCTGGACGCGTACCAGCGGCGGGACAAGGTCGGCCTGGTGACGTTCCGGGGCGCGGGCGCGGAGTTGGCGCTGCCGCCGACGTCGTCGGTGGACGCGGGCGCGGCGCGGCTGGAGAAGCTGCCGACCGGGGGCCGTACGCCGTTGGCCGCGGGGCTGCTGCGGGCGCACGAGGTGCTGCGGGTGGAGCGGCTGCGGGACCCCTCGCGGCGGCCGCTGCTGGTGGTGGTGACCGACGGGCGGGCCACCGGCGGACCCGAGCCGCTGCCGCGGGCGGCGCGCGCGGCCCGACTGCTGGCCGCGTCCGGTGCGGCGTCGGTGGTGGTGGACTGCGAGGACGGTCCGGTACGGCTGGGCCTGGCGGGCGCGCTGGCACGGGAGTTGGGCGCCACCGCGGTGACGCTGCAGGAGTTGCGGGCCGACACGGTGTCCGCGCTGGTCAAGGACGTACGGAGGGCCGCGTAA
- the cobO gene encoding cob(I)yrinic acid a,c-diamide adenosyltransferase — protein sequence MPQGQPSVVPEDGLTTRQRRNRPLTIVHTGPGKGKSTAAFGLALRAWNQGWPVGVFQFVKSAKWKVGEERALRVLGASGEGGTVAWHKMGEGWSWVQRDLASSEEAAREGWEQVKRDLAAETYRLYVLDEFAYPMHWGWVPVDEVVRVLRDRPGSQHVVVTGRNAPAELLDHADLVTEMAKVKHPMDTGQKGQRGIEW from the coding sequence ATGCCGCAGGGACAGCCGAGTGTGGTGCCGGAGGACGGGCTGACGACGCGTCAGCGCCGCAACCGGCCGTTGACGATCGTGCACACCGGTCCGGGCAAGGGCAAGTCGACGGCCGCGTTCGGGCTGGCGCTGCGGGCCTGGAACCAGGGCTGGCCGGTCGGGGTGTTCCAGTTCGTCAAGTCGGCGAAGTGGAAGGTCGGGGAGGAGCGCGCGCTGAGGGTGCTGGGTGCCTCGGGCGAGGGAGGCACGGTCGCCTGGCACAAGATGGGCGAGGGCTGGTCGTGGGTGCAGCGCGACCTCGCCTCCAGCGAGGAGGCGGCCCGGGAGGGCTGGGAGCAGGTCAAGCGGGACCTGGCCGCGGAGACCTACCGGCTGTACGTACTGGACGAGTTCGCGTACCCGATGCACTGGGGATGGGTGCCGGTGGACGAGGTGGTGCGGGTGCTGCGGGACCGTCCCGGCAGCCAGCACGTGGTCGTCACCGGGCGCAACGCACCGGCCGAACTGCTCGACCACGCGGACCTGGTGACCGAGATGGCGAAGGTCAAGCACCCGATGGACACCGGGCAGAAGGGGCAGCGGGGGATCGAGTGGTGA
- a CDS encoding cobyrinate a,c-diamide synthase, giving the protein MPRFVIAAPSSRSGKTTVATGLMAAFAARGLAVSPHKVGPDYIDPGYHALATGRPGRNLDPYLCGVERMVPLFLHGAAGAGLAVVEGVMGLFDGATGHGELASTAQVAKVLSAPVVLVVDASAQARSVAALVHGFASFDPGVRLGGVVLNKVGSARHEEILRAALEEVGIPVLGALGRSDVLAVPARHLGLVPVAERRAEALAWVRAVADRVAAGCDLDALLALARTAPPLAGPAWDPAREVAGAVTGSVTDAVTDAADGRPAGTSADAPAAGRTARRPVVAVARGAAFTFAYPEHEELLTAAGADVVEFDPLTDEALPAGTQGVVIGGGFPEMYAPELSANGALRREVARFSGPLAAECAGLLYLVRELDGRPMCGVLDAKAGMNARLTLGYREAVAVGDSVLAAAGTRVRGHEFHRTRVEPGAGQAPAWGFVRPERRVEGFVQHRVHASYLHTHWAAAPSLARRFVASCAARPPR; this is encoded by the coding sequence GTGCCGCGCTTCGTGATCGCCGCGCCGTCCTCGCGCAGCGGCAAGACCACGGTCGCCACCGGGCTGATGGCCGCCTTCGCCGCGCGGGGGCTCGCGGTGTCGCCGCACAAGGTCGGCCCCGACTACATCGACCCGGGCTACCACGCGCTCGCCACCGGCCGGCCGGGCCGCAACCTCGACCCGTACCTGTGCGGGGTGGAGCGGATGGTGCCGCTGTTCCTGCACGGGGCGGCCGGCGCGGGGCTCGCCGTGGTCGAGGGCGTGATGGGGCTGTTCGACGGCGCCACCGGGCACGGCGAGCTGGCCTCGACCGCGCAGGTCGCCAAGGTGCTGTCCGCGCCGGTGGTGCTGGTGGTGGACGCGTCCGCGCAGGCCCGCTCGGTGGCGGCGCTGGTGCACGGCTTCGCCTCCTTCGACCCGGGGGTGCGGCTGGGCGGGGTGGTGCTCAACAAGGTCGGCTCGGCACGGCACGAGGAGATCCTGCGCGCGGCGCTGGAGGAGGTCGGGATTCCGGTGCTGGGCGCGCTGGGCCGCTCCGACGTGCTCGCGGTGCCCGCGCGCCACCTCGGGCTGGTGCCGGTGGCCGAGCGGCGCGCGGAGGCGCTGGCGTGGGTACGGGCGGTGGCCGACCGGGTCGCCGCCGGCTGCGACCTGGACGCGCTGCTGGCGCTGGCGCGTACCGCTCCCCCGCTGGCGGGCCCCGCGTGGGACCCGGCGCGCGAGGTGGCGGGTGCAGTGACGGGCTCGGTGACGGACGCGGTGACGGACGCGGCGGACGGCCGTCCGGCAGGCACGTCGGCGGACGCACCGGCGGCGGGGCGTACGGCCCGGCGGCCCGTGGTCGCGGTGGCCCGCGGCGCCGCCTTCACCTTCGCCTACCCCGAGCACGAGGAACTGCTGACCGCGGCGGGCGCCGACGTGGTGGAGTTCGACCCGCTCACCGACGAGGCGCTGCCGGCCGGCACCCAGGGCGTCGTGATCGGCGGGGGCTTCCCCGAGATGTACGCTCCCGAGCTGTCCGCGAACGGTGCGCTGCGCCGCGAGGTCGCCCGCTTCTCCGGTCCGCTGGCCGCGGAGTGCGCCGGACTGCTCTACCTGGTAAGGGAGTTGGACGGGCGGCCGATGTGCGGGGTGCTCGACGCGAAGGCCGGGATGAACGCCCGGCTCACGCTGGGCTACCGCGAGGCGGTCGCGGTCGGCGACAGCGTGCTGGCCGCGGCCGGCACCCGGGTCCGGGGGCACGAGTTCCACCGCACCCGGGTCGAACCGGGTGCGGGCCAGGCACCGGCGTGGGGCTTCGTCCGCCCCGAACGCCGGGTCGAGGGCTTCGTCCAGCACCGCGTGCACGCCTCCTACCTGCACACCCACTGGGCCGCGGCACCCTCCCTCGCCCGGCGCTTCGTCGCCTCCTGCGCCGCCCGGCCGCCTCGATGA
- the cobC gene encoding Rv2231c family pyridoxal phosphate-dependent protein CobC: MSERFHVGVGASGAADAAEVLGLIRAALAEAAPAEAVLLPWARAPHPGANRSPDPPDGSTAFPHKAVGHTGAGLGGGGECSVAVLATVTGKERAPAIAGAAEQLGVAVVGFAPAVLARVAVPTPSEAALGALGTPSVAEAAALLAAGPGAELALAKRKSAHATVAVARASVPFPLPHSGAQDVYPDGHDLRHHGDAEVGEGLVDLAVNVRAGTPPAWLAEVIGGTLAGLAAYPDGRAARHAVAVRHGRADAEVLLTAGAAEAFVLLARVLRPRRAVVVHPQFTEPEAALRAAGHAVERVLLDASDGFRLDPHRVPADADLVVVGNPTNPTSVLHPAVLVRELTRPGRTLVVDEAFMDAVPGERESLAGVAGTGGADTVPGLVVLRSLTKTWGLAGLRVGYVLGAPELIAELAAAQPLWAVSSPALAAAEACVSARARTEAAEAARQVTADRAYLVERLREVPQVRTAGDAPAAPFLLLRIPGAADVRAALRESGYAVRRGDTFPGLGPDWLRVAVRDRRTTDGFVNALSAVLTSLPAR, translated from the coding sequence ATGAGCGAGCGGTTCCACGTCGGCGTGGGCGCGAGCGGCGCGGCGGACGCGGCGGAGGTGCTGGGCCTGATCCGGGCGGCGCTGGCGGAGGCGGCGCCGGCGGAAGCGGTGCTGCTGCCGTGGGCGCGGGCGCCGCACCCCGGGGCGAACCGTTCCCCCGACCCACCGGACGGATCAACGGCCTTCCCGCACAAGGCTGTTGGGCACACCGGCGCCGGGCTCGGCGGGGGCGGCGAATGCTCCGTGGCGGTGCTGGCCACCGTCACCGGGAAGGAGCGGGCGCCCGCGATCGCCGGAGCCGCCGAGCAACTCGGGGTGGCGGTGGTCGGTTTCGCCCCGGCCGTGCTGGCGCGCGTGGCGGTGCCGACGCCGTCCGAGGCCGCGCTCGGCGCGCTCGGCACCCCGTCCGTCGCCGAGGCCGCGGCGCTCCTCGCGGCCGGTCCCGGCGCCGAACTCGCCCTCGCCAAGCGGAAGTCGGCACACGCGACGGTCGCCGTCGCCCGCGCTTCCGTCCCATTCCCCCTTCCGCACTCTGGAGCACAAGACGTGTACCCCGATGGCCATGACCTGCGGCATCACGGCGACGCGGAGGTCGGCGAGGGCCTGGTCGACCTCGCGGTGAACGTGCGGGCGGGGACACCGCCGGCGTGGCTGGCCGAGGTGATCGGGGGGACGCTGGCAGGGCTGGCGGCCTATCCGGACGGGCGGGCGGCCCGGCACGCGGTGGCGGTGCGGCACGGCCGGGCGGACGCGGAGGTGCTGCTGACGGCGGGCGCGGCGGAGGCGTTCGTGCTGCTGGCGCGGGTGTTGCGGCCGCGGCGTGCCGTGGTGGTGCACCCGCAGTTCACGGAGCCGGAGGCGGCGCTGCGGGCGGCCGGGCACGCGGTGGAGCGGGTGCTGCTGGACGCCTCGGACGGGTTCCGGCTCGATCCGCACCGGGTCCCGGCGGACGCGGACCTGGTGGTGGTCGGCAATCCGACGAACCCCACGTCGGTGCTGCACCCGGCGGTGCTGGTACGGGAGTTGACTCGGCCCGGGCGCACGCTGGTGGTGGACGAGGCGTTCATGGACGCGGTGCCGGGCGAGCGGGAGTCGCTGGCCGGGGTGGCCGGGACCGGCGGGGCGGACACGGTGCCCGGGCTGGTGGTGCTGCGCAGCCTGACCAAGACGTGGGGCCTGGCCGGGCTGCGGGTCGGCTACGTGCTCGGGGCGCCGGAGCTGATCGCGGAGTTGGCGGCGGCGCAGCCGCTGTGGGCGGTCTCCTCTCCCGCGCTGGCGGCGGCGGAGGCGTGCGTATCGGCGCGGGCCCGTACGGAGGCCGCCGAGGCGGCCCGGCAGGTCACCGCGGACCGGGCGTACCTGGTGGAGCGGCTGCGGGAGGTGCCGCAGGTCCGCACGGCCGGGGACGCGCCCGCGGCGCCGTTCCTCCTGCTACGGATACCGGGCGCGGCCGACGTACGCGCGGCGCTGCGGGAGTCGGGCTACGCGGTGCGCCGCGGCGACACCTTCCCCGGCCTCGGCCCGGACTGGCTGCGGGTCGCGGTGCGGGATCGCCGCACCACCGACGGGTTCGTCAACGCGCTGTCCGCCGTGCTCACTTCACTCCCAGCGCGCTGA